The following nucleotide sequence is from Paracrocinitomix mangrovi.
ATGAAAACACCGAATTGCTCATCTTCTTTGCATACCTCTGTGCCTTTATTATCCTTCTTCAGCTTTTAATTAACGCTTTTCAAAAGCTCCTCATCAAAAAGCCTTTTCTACTGATTGTTTTTCCAATTATTGTTGTTGGATTGAGATACTTGTGGCTTACACTTGGATGGGAAGGGTTCATGAATAATTTTGAACTTTTCAATCCCGAATTATTCGCCTCTTCTCAGTTTGTTCCTTCACTAGGAGATTTGATCATAAACGTGGCAATTTTTTACTTTTTAGTCCATTTTTTATTAAAAAGGACAAGAAATTGGTTCAAACAGGGAAATAAAAAGCTAAAACTGGTATTTTTTGTAGTTCCACTTTTTTTAATGAGTTTTTATGCTGCTTTTAAAATCAATGATATCATCTATAGTTTGGTTTACGACTCAAAAATGTCTTTTGATTTGGAGCGTTTGTTTGACTTTAGCTTATACTCTTTCCTAGGTCTGGCAATTATTGGAGCCAGTTTTTACGCCTATTTCAAATTGTTGCAATACATTATCATCCAGTTAAAGAAAAACGAGTTTGAATGGAACAGGTTAGCCTTTTTATGGACACTATCTTCAGCTACTTATGTTACCATTGACCTAATTTATTTTGATCACTCATTTTTAACCTCACTTTGGCCGGTAATTTTAAGTGGATTTTTGTTGTGGTTTGAGTTCAAAGAAAAAGAGTACAAGTTTGTTCATGTTATCAGTATCGTAGCATTTATCTCCTTTTATGCTGCATATATTTTACAGGGATATTCAGACAATAACGAGCGAGAAATAAGAATGGCTGAAGCTCAAATGATAGCAGAAGACAATGATCTATTTGCTGAGTTTGAGTATGATGATATTGAAAAAGATATGAGTAGGGATCATTTCTTGCTTCCATACTTTACCACAGATTTTGATCAATCCGAATTCTCTGAATATCTTGAAACCTCTTATTTCAATGGGCTTAAAAATGACTATGATCTGACATTTTACCTATTTAATTCAAATAGAAAAATGATTGTTGATCTCGGAAATTATGAGATTCGAGATTACGATAGGTTTGAGGAAATCATTACCGTTTCAGGACAACAATCATCTATTAACCGCAACATCTATTTTATTAAAGATTACACCGATAAGCTTACCTACATTGCCAAATATCCGGTTTATGGTGAACAAGATGACACCTTGTATGGATACATGCTCACGGAGATGAGGTCAAAGAAGTTCCCGGAAGATATTGGCTTGCCATCCCTTTTGTTAGATGGAGGTGCACACGCATATCATAGATTAAAGGAGTATTCTGTAGCCAAATATGTGGACAATAAATTGGTGACAAGAAAAGGAGAATATGCTTATCCAACTATTGGTAATGATTGGAACAAAAAGAATGCTTTTATCAATATGGATGGATATAACCATTATGTGTACCAGGAGGTAGATGGATTTACAACGGTTATTTCTAAAAAGATAAAAACCAAACTATACCTCTTCACTTCTTTTTCATATCTGCTGATAATGTATGGTGTACTGTTACTTATTCCTCTCGGTTATCAGCAATTAAGGGCAGGAATCTCCTTTAAAAGTATCAAACTTAACGTCAAAATTCAGGTTGTACTTATTGGATTAATTTTAACTACACTCATTGCTTTTGCCATAGGAGCCGGAACTTTTGTGGAAGAGCAGTACAAGCAGAGTAATGAAGGATTTATCAAAGAAAAGTTAGGTTCAGTTAAAACTGAACTGGAAAACAAGTTTTATCCTGAATCAGAATTGAGATCAGATTTAGCGGTTTACTTACAGTATTTACTGATTAAGAAATTCTCAAAAGTATTTGCTGTTGACATCAATGTGTACAATACTTCTGGTGAATTATTAGGAAGCTCACAACCTAAAATCTACTCAAACGGATTGATATCTCGTAAAATGAATGCCCAGGCATTTTGGGAAGTTCATTGGGATAAAAAGAGTGAATACGTGCATGAAGAACACATTGGAAACTTGAATTATTTATCTGCATATGCACCTTTCTTTAATCAAAAAGGAGAGTTTTTAGCCTATGTAAATGTGCAGTATATTTCAAGACAAGATGAATTGGAAGATCAGATTTCAGGATTTTTATTGGCCATTATGAATATCATGGTTTTGATGTTAGCTATTTCAACCATCTTGACCATTACCATTTCAAATAGATTAACACGTCCATTAAAATACATTCAGGAAAGTTTAAGACACGTTCAACTTGGGTCCAAATACAAACCTATTGAGTATGATGGATCTGATGAGGTTGGAGAATTGGTAAAGGAATACAATCTCAAGGTTGAAGAATTACAGCAATCTGTTGAAGCTTTGGCCAAATCAGAAAGAGAAAGTGCCTGGAGAGAAATGGCCAAGCAAGTGGCCCATGAAATTAAAAATCCTCTTACTCCAATGAAGCTTTCTATTCAGCATTTGAAGAGAATAGTAAATGTAGCAGATGAAGAATCTGCTGAAAAGTTAGACAGGGTTTCAAAATCTTTAATTGAGCAAATAGATGCCTTGACGAAGATTGCAAATGAGTTCTCCAACTTTGCTAAAATGCCAAAACCAAATGAGGCTGAACTTAATTTGGTTGAAATTGTTCAAAATGCGGTAGCGGTTTTTAATCAAGATGATGATTATACTGTTGAACTAGATATTCAATCAGGCAAAGAGGCCATGATTTGGGCCGACAAAGATTTGTTGTTGCGTGTGTTTAATAATTTAATTAAAAACGCGAGTCAGGCTATTCCGCAGGAAGTAGAAGGGAGAATTAAGGTTAAAATCATTGCTGAAGAAAACGAGTTTATTGTAAGTGTAGAGGATAATGGAGTTGGAATTGATGATGAGGCTAGAGATAGTATATTTGTACCTTATTTTACAACCAAGTCAAAAGGTACAGGTTTGGGCTTGGCCATGACAAAACAAATTATTGAATCAATGTCGGGTGGTATCTGGTTTGAGTCGAAAGTTGGAGTAGGAACAACCTTTTATGTATCATTCCCGGTTTATAACAGATAAGATTGGAAACGTATAGCTTAATCATAGGAATTTCGGGGATAATAATCATCTCTTTTTTGTTCAATATCATTTCAAAAAAGACGAATATTCCGTCTGTTTTATTACTCATTATACTGGGTGTAGTTATCCAACAATTTGTCCCTGAAAAGTGGAATACAGATGAGTATGCCGACCTGGATACACTAGAAATAATTGGAAACATTGGTTTGGTAATGATCGTGTTGGAAGCAGCCTTGGATTTAAAACTGGCTAAAGAAAAAATGGGATTGATTATCAATTCCTTTCTAGTTGCCCTTGTAGCTTTGGTACTTTCATCTGCAGCAATTGGTGCTATCATATATTTTATGGTTCCAAACGCAGACACGTTTCTTAAGAGTTTAACTTATGCCGTTCCACTTTCAATTATGAGTTCGGCCATTATCATTCCATCTGTTGGAGGATTAACCGGAATGAAGAAAGAGTTTATGGTATATGAAAGTACTTTTTCTGACATCCTGGGAATTATGGCCTTTTACTTTTTAATAGGAGCTGAAGAAGGAGAAACCGGAGGAGAAATAGCGTTGAGTATTGTACTTAACATATTGGTGACGGTTGTAGTTTCTATAATCCTGGCCTATGTGCTAACGTACATTTTCCAAAAATTAAAATCTCAGGTAAAGCTGTTTTTGATTATTTCATTATTGATGTTGATGTACGCCTTAGGTAAAAAGCTGCATTTATCATCACTACTCATAATTCTAGCATTTGGATTAGTTTTAAATAATACGCAACTGTTTTTCCGTGGCAGATTAGAGAAGTACATGAATGAAGAAAAGGTAAAGCCTATCATGCATGATTTTCACATTTTAACACTGGAATCGGCATTTGTAATCAGAACCTTTTTCTTTGTTTTGTTTGGAATGTTTATCACTTTAGATACCATTTTTAATCTCAATGTGACCCTGGTAAGTTTGGCAATTTTGGGAGCGTTATTTGGAGTGAGGTTCTTGGTGTTAAAGTTAATTGTACGTACAGATATAGTTCCTCAACTGTTCCTGGCGCCTAGAGGGTTAATCACTATTTTATTGTTCTTTGTTATTGGGGCGCATCCTTCATTTGTTATTAAGGATTTTAATCCTGGAATATTGTTGTTTGTTATTATGATAAGTTCTTTGATAATGACATGGGCACTCATTAGGTATAGAGGACAAAAAGTGGCAGATGTGATTTTTTCTCAATTGCCAGGTAAAAGAATTGACGAAGATAATGACGGCATCAATGATGCAAGTGAAGATGATGTAGAAACCAATGTAGAGAAGCAGGATTTTAACAACTTCTAGTTTTTCTTTTTCACTTCATTGCTTTCCTCAGTTTCAACCTTAGGTTTTTCTGGAACAATTTGATAGTTGATAATGATTTTAGGGGCAGCTTCTTGTTGCTTTGGTTGATAGCCTTCTTTCCAGTATTCTTCTTCCGGTTCAATGCCTAAATCCTCTTCAATTTCATACATCAACTTTTTTGGTTGAGGTCCATTTTTTCTATAGAAAAGAGCAATCATTATCCCTCCAATAAAACCAAATGCATGAGCTTCCCATGATACACCGGGTTGATTAGGGAAAATGCCCCATACTGTACTTCCGTAAAGAAAAACAACAACTAAAGAAACAGCTGCCACACGCATGTTTCTCCTCAAAAATCCGCTTGTGATTAAAAAGGAAGTCATCCCGTAAATAACACCACTCATTCCAATGTGATAGCCATTGTGTGCAAATAGCCATATGGTAGCTCCGGTAAACAAATAAATAAAAACAAATGCTTGTGCTGCAATGGTTCTATAATGATAAAACATCATCCATGTTAGAATTAATGTAGGTACCGAGTTATTAATGATGTGCGCAAAATCTCTTGTGCTGTGTAAAAAAGGAGAAGTTATAATACCTATTAGTCCCTTTGCAGTTCGTGGATAAATCCCGTATTTGTACCAGTCTAAATCAAGCGCATATTCAATTGCAAATACAGCCCACATAAGGGCGACCAATGAAAGGGCTATGCCAAATGAAATGCGTGTGATTTTAAGCTGAAACATAGTCTGCAATGAGCAATTACCAGGCCGTGCTTAAAATTGTGACAAATAGGCAGAAAAAGTGTTTTTCCTTATTCTACTGTTACAGATTTTGCCAGGTTTCTAGGTTGATCCACGTTACAGTTACGCATTACAGCAATGTGATAAGAAATCAATTGGAATGGTATAGTTGCTAAAATTGGTACCAGGATATCATCTGTTTCTGGAATTTCAATTGCATGGTCAGCAATTTCTTTCACTGAAGTATCTCCTTTGGTAACAATGGCAATGATTTTACCTTTACGCGCTTTTACCTCCTGAATATTACTTACAACTTTTTCGTAGTTAGGTCCACTGGTTGCAATAACAAACACAGGCATTTCCTCATCAATAAGTGCAATAGGCCCGTGCTTCATTTCTGCCGCCGGATATCCTTCTGCGTGGATATAGGAAATTTCTTTCAACTTTAATGCTCCTTCTAAGGCAATTGGGAATGAACTTCCTCTTCCAAGGAAAAGAGCATTTGAAGCGTCTTTGTAGATTTCAGCAACTTCTCTGATGTAGTCATTACTCTCAAGAAGCTTCTCAATTTTTTGTGGTAAAGCTTCCATTTCATTTAACAAGTTCTGGAACTTGGTGTCAGAAATGGTTCCGCGTTTTTTACCAATCATTATGGCCATCATAGCCAATAAAGTTACCTGAGTGGTAAATGCTTTTGTGGATGCTACGCCTATTTCTGGACCGGCATGTGTATATGAGCCTGCATCAGTAATTCTTGATATGGAAGAACCTACAACATTTACAATTCCTAATAAAGTTGCGCCCTCTTCTTTGGCCATTTTCAAAGCAGCCAAAGTATCTGCAGTTTCTCCAGATTGAGAAATAGCAATCACCACATCATTTTGTCTGATGATCGGATTTCTATATCTGAATTCTGAAGCGTATTCTACTTCAACCGGAATTCTTGCCAATTCTTCAATATAATATTCACCTACCAATCCGGCGTGCCATGAAGTACCACAGGCAACAATTACAATACGGTCTGAATTGGCAATTTGATCTTCGTAATCTTTCAAACCTCCTAAAGAAATCCAACCCTCAGAAGCATTTAATCTCCCTCTAAAAGAATCGTGAATAGCTCTTGGCTGTTCATAGATTTCTTTAAGCATAAAATGGTCATAACCACCTTTTTCTAACTCCTCAATTTGCAATTCCAATTCTTGCACATATGGAGATATTTCTTTATTGCTGATGTTGACAATTCTCAAACCATTGTGTCTGTCTACAATGGCAATTTGTTCATCCTCTAAATACACCACATTTTTAGTGTATTCAACAATTGGAGTAGCATCAGATGCGATATAATATTCATCTTCACCTAATCCAATAACAAGTGGTGAACTTTTTTTGGCAGCAATTATTTTATCCGGATCGTCTTTTGAAATAACAACTATTGCATAGGCTCCATGAACTTCTCTCAAAGCCATTCTGACAGCTTCTTCAATTGAAACCCCACTGTTGTTTTTAATTTCTTCTATCAAATGAACCAATACTTCGGTATCGGTTTCAGTTTTAAACTCGTGCCCTCTTTTTGCAAGAGATTTTTTAATTACGTCGTAATTTTCAATGATTCCATTATGAACCAAAACCAAATTACTGTCGCCACTTGAATGTGGGTGAGCATTTGTGTCATTGGGTAAACCATGCGTTGCCCATCTGGTATGTCCAATCCCAACCGTTCCTTCTGTTGACAGACTTTCAGCATAATCAACTAAATGTTGAACTTTCCCCTGCTTTTTATAAACTTTTAAATCGCCTTCATCCAGTAAAGCAATTCCTGCACTGTCATATCCTCTGTACTCAAGTCTGCTAAGACCTTTTATCAAAATAGGATAAGCTTTTTTATCCCCAATATACCCAACAATTCCGCACATGCTGATTGAAAATTAATAATCTGTATAAGTAATTTCTAAACGCGCTCTATTTTTTAGACTGCTATTTGGTCCATTAAAAATAACTCTTTCTATAGATGAAGCAAAGAAACTTGGAGCGTAAATTCGATAACCTTTATTCTCTATTTCACCATTTAATATTGCTTGTATTTCTAATGTCAAATTAAATCTATATTCCTTCGCCGATTCACTATATGCAACGGTACTTGAACTCAAAGAGTTGGAAATATTGTAGTCTAAAGTGAATTCAGAATTGTTTTTATCTACAATTCTTGCAATGAACAATGTTTTAGGAGGATCATAACTATCTGATACAAAGTTTTGTATTGGTAAAATTAATTGGGCTTTATTGATAATTTTTCTATCCTCATTCCCCAGTGAATCTTTGTTCAATTCTTTGATATGAGGAAGTTGAATTACGGCCCATGCAGATCCGCCTTGAGTATAAAACTCATTTTGCCCATTAGTAGAATCTACCAATACATCATAAACAGATGTACCGGTTCGGTTATATTCTATTCGGTTATATCTGGCAGCAGAACTATTGATATTAAAGTCGTATTCTTTTGAAGTAGGGTCACTTACTGTATGGAAATATAAAGTAACCTTAGACAATGGGTTTTCTAATGCAAAGTATAAAACACTTCCTTGATTTGGTGCTAAACCGCTACCATTAACTTTGACATAAATTCCTTTAAATGCACTAACAAAAGCATCATCTGAAGTCATGTTTCCTGCTTCGTTTATAGCCACAAGTTTATCTCCTAATAATGTTGGGTCAAGGTTGATGCGTAAATGTGCAGACAAAGTATCTCCATTATCAAGGGTGACATCTGACAACACATCAGGGTAAATAACTTCAGTACCCGTAACTACTAAATTGCTGCCTGTTGTATTGGGTTCTTGAAAAATGTAATAGTCCTGATCATCCCTTACTAGATCATCAGTAATTTCATATGCTTCAACTGTAATTGGATCACCTAAATTTGCATACCATTTAATTGATGTGTACTGTAATCCTAATACAACTGAATCAACTATAACTTCTCCGGGATTGGCAGAAAAAGCCGGATTTGAAGAGGATAATCTTAGCTGTGACACGATTCCGCAATCTACTGATCCAAAAACAGGATCATTATAATATCCTAATAAACTAACAGAGGTTTCATCACTTGCCATTGAATCAAGTGTATCTGTATAGGTCAAAATGGTAAATGTATCAGACTTGATGACGTTTAGTCCTTCTCCCTGTAAATTGTTACCAATGTTGGTTTCTTCTTTTTTACAAGACAGGGTTAACACTATGCTTATAAAAAAAGTAGCGGAAAGTTGAAAAACTCTCCGCTTACTCATTATTGTAATTTTGTTTCTTGACATTAATTTTCAACTAGTTCCTCAATGATTTGATCATAAAACTCATCTACTGGTTTAACGCAAGATTCCTCTGAAAAGTATTCAAGGAATGGTGTCCCGGTAGTTTGAATTTCTGACAATAAGTCGTCATGAATGTTTTCAGAACCCTGAACAACACCATCTGACACATTAATTGCCATTTTGTTCAAAGCAACAAAGTCAGTGTCTTTCAACAATTCAATGTCACTTTCATCAAAGCCGTCAAATTTAAGCTTATTGTGGAAGTTAGTATCCCAATTTTTGTTAAATCCTTCGTCATAAATTGAGTAAACAACTTTTGTGTCTTCAAAATGAGGATCGTTATTGTAAAGTTTTTTAATGTATAATGGAGTTAAGGCAGTCATCCATCCATGACAGTGAATGATGTCCGGTTTCCATCCTAATTTTTTTACAGTTTCTAATACACCTCTTCCAAAGAACATTGCTCTTTCGTCATTATCCTCAAAATAATCTCCTTTATCATTGCATACTGTAGCCTTTCTTTTAAAAAAGTCTTCGTTATCAATAAAGTATACTTGGATTTTTGCCTGTGGCACCGAAGCTACTTTGATGATCAATGGATGGTCTACGTCGTTAATGATAAGGTTCATTCCAGACAATCTAATCACTTCGTGTAATTGGTGTCTTCTTTCGTTAATACAGCCAAATCTTGGCATGAAGGCACGAATTTCTTTCCCCGACTCCTGGATACCTTGAGGTAATTTTCTTGCTACTTGAGCTATGTCTGTCTGTGATAAAAATGGAGCGATTTCTTGAGAGATAAATAGTACTCTTTTCTTTTCCATAAAGTATGTTAACTGAATATTGTTTACAAAATTACGAAAAAAATGGCGAATATTCAACCGTAAAGTATAGATTTGTCGGTTGCTCTGTACTATTCTGAGCCTCTAAATAATGAAAGTAGCAACAGATATTTCATCTCTTCAGAACATTCTACAGGCTTTAAAATCTAGTAATTCAGATGCAACCATAGGCTTTGTTCCTACTATGGGAGCGCTGCATCAAGGTCATTTAAGATTAGTAGAAAAAGCAAAAGAATCTGCTGATTTTGTGGTAGTAAGTATTTTTGTTAATCCTACTCAATTTAATGACCCAAAAGATTTAGAAAAATATCCCAGAACAGTTGAAGCTGATAGTCAAAAACTTGAAAAAGCAGGTGTAGATTTACTTTTTTTGCCAACTGAAGAGGTAATGTATCCAAACGGAAAACCTACTGACTATCAAATTGATTTAGGTAGACTGAATGAAGTGATGGAAGGTAAATTCAGAAAAAATCACTTTGAAGGGGTGGCAATGGTAGTTGAAAGATTCTTTAGAATTGTTGAGCCAAACAAGGCTTTTTTTGGTTTGAAAGACTTTCAACAATTAGCAGTGATAAAGCGATTGGTGAAATTGCGTCAATTCAACATTGACATTGTGCCGGTAGAAATTGAAAGAGAGTCAAGTGGCTTAGCCATGAGCTCAAGAAATATGCTGTTAAGTGAAGAAGAAAAAAAGCAAGCTTTGGATATAATAAATTGCTTGAATTTTGGTTCAGCTAGAGTGGGTCAAGAAGTAAACCCGCAATCATTGAAAGAGATCATGATTAAGGAGTTTGAAAAAGGGCATCTAAAGCTGGAGTATCTTGAAATAGTAGACAGCAATAGTTTGGAGAATGCCACGAGCTTTGAAGGTTCTACACAATGTTGCGTTGCTGCTTATTGCGGGAGTGTAAGATTGATTGACAATATGAAGTTCAGTTAAAAAATAATGAAGAATAATCCTTACTAAGCTAAATTGGTTATTTTTGCCCCCTATCATTTTTTGAAACACATTTATTATGTCATACTTATTTACTTCTGAGTCAGTATCT
It contains:
- a CDS encoding sensor histidine kinase; amino-acid sequence: MKSTARKRFILGASIGFLLWIIGAFLHHFQLVTGLDESVVADFQDNYLETCEELTDITQEFIDKTEKVKSTKDKFEKAIEIASDTDFEFYLYRHDSLILWTNNNPVIPERADGSFYQEEVLYLDNGYYQSHAVEKDSFRYISLFKIKNEYRYENEDLSNNFSKELDEDFPANLTFQETKYPVLGVDGEVAFYVADKEDVSPNENTELLIFFAYLCAFIILLQLLINAFQKLLIKKPFLLIVFPIIVVGLRYLWLTLGWEGFMNNFELFNPELFASSQFVPSLGDLIINVAIFYFLVHFLLKRTRNWFKQGNKKLKLVFFVVPLFLMSFYAAFKINDIIYSLVYDSKMSFDLERLFDFSLYSFLGLAIIGASFYAYFKLLQYIIIQLKKNEFEWNRLAFLWTLSSATYVTIDLIYFDHSFLTSLWPVILSGFLLWFEFKEKEYKFVHVISIVAFISFYAAYILQGYSDNNEREIRMAEAQMIAEDNDLFAEFEYDDIEKDMSRDHFLLPYFTTDFDQSEFSEYLETSYFNGLKNDYDLTFYLFNSNRKMIVDLGNYEIRDYDRFEEIITVSGQQSSINRNIYFIKDYTDKLTYIAKYPVYGEQDDTLYGYMLTEMRSKKFPEDIGLPSLLLDGGAHAYHRLKEYSVAKYVDNKLVTRKGEYAYPTIGNDWNKKNAFINMDGYNHYVYQEVDGFTTVISKKIKTKLYLFTSFSYLLIMYGVLLLIPLGYQQLRAGISFKSIKLNVKIQVVLIGLILTTLIAFAIGAGTFVEEQYKQSNEGFIKEKLGSVKTELENKFYPESELRSDLAVYLQYLLIKKFSKVFAVDINVYNTSGELLGSSQPKIYSNGLISRKMNAQAFWEVHWDKKSEYVHEEHIGNLNYLSAYAPFFNQKGEFLAYVNVQYISRQDELEDQISGFLLAIMNIMVLMLAISTILTITISNRLTRPLKYIQESLRHVQLGSKYKPIEYDGSDEVGELVKEYNLKVEELQQSVEALAKSERESAWREMAKQVAHEIKNPLTPMKLSIQHLKRIVNVADEESAEKLDRVSKSLIEQIDALTKIANEFSNFAKMPKPNEAELNLVEIVQNAVAVFNQDDDYTVELDIQSGKEAMIWADKDLLLRVFNNLIKNASQAIPQEVEGRIKVKIIAEENEFIVSVEDNGVGIDDEARDSIFVPYFTTKSKGTGLGLAMTKQIIESMSGGIWFESKVGVGTTFYVSFPVYNR
- a CDS encoding cation:proton antiporter: METYSLIIGISGIIIISFLFNIISKKTNIPSVLLLIILGVVIQQFVPEKWNTDEYADLDTLEIIGNIGLVMIVLEAALDLKLAKEKMGLIINSFLVALVALVLSSAAIGAIIYFMVPNADTFLKSLTYAVPLSIMSSAIIIPSVGGLTGMKKEFMVYESTFSDILGIMAFYFLIGAEEGETGGEIALSIVLNILVTVVVSIILAYVLTYIFQKLKSQVKLFLIISLLMLMYALGKKLHLSSLLIILAFGLVLNNTQLFFRGRLEKYMNEEKVKPIMHDFHILTLESAFVIRTFFFVLFGMFITLDTIFNLNVTLVSLAILGALFGVRFLVLKLIVRTDIVPQLFLAPRGLITILLFFVIGAHPSFVIKDFNPGILLFVIMISSLIMTWALIRYRGQKVADVIFSQLPGKRIDEDNDGINDASEDDVETNVEKQDFNNF
- a CDS encoding rhomboid family intramembrane serine protease; this translates as MFQLKITRISFGIALSLVALMWAVFAIEYALDLDWYKYGIYPRTAKGLIGIITSPFLHSTRDFAHIINNSVPTLILTWMMFYHYRTIAAQAFVFIYLFTGATIWLFAHNGYHIGMSGVIYGMTSFLITSGFLRRNMRVAAVSLVVVFLYGSTVWGIFPNQPGVSWEAHAFGFIGGIMIALFYRKNGPQPKKLMYEIEEDLGIEPEEEYWKEGYQPKQQEAAPKIIINYQIVPEKPKVETEESNEVKKKN
- the glmS gene encoding glutamine--fructose-6-phosphate transaminase (isomerizing) translates to MCGIVGYIGDKKAYPILIKGLSRLEYRGYDSAGIALLDEGDLKVYKKQGKVQHLVDYAESLSTEGTVGIGHTRWATHGLPNDTNAHPHSSGDSNLVLVHNGIIENYDVIKKSLAKRGHEFKTETDTEVLVHLIEEIKNNSGVSIEEAVRMALREVHGAYAIVVISKDDPDKIIAAKKSSPLVIGLGEDEYYIASDATPIVEYTKNVVYLEDEQIAIVDRHNGLRIVNISNKEISPYVQELELQIEELEKGGYDHFMLKEIYEQPRAIHDSFRGRLNASEGWISLGGLKDYEDQIANSDRIVIVACGTSWHAGLVGEYYIEELARIPVEVEYASEFRYRNPIIRQNDVVIAISQSGETADTLAALKMAKEEGATLLGIVNVVGSSISRITDAGSYTHAGPEIGVASTKAFTTQVTLLAMMAIMIGKKRGTISDTKFQNLLNEMEALPQKIEKLLESNDYIREVAEIYKDASNALFLGRGSSFPIALEGALKLKEISYIHAEGYPAAEMKHGPIALIDEEMPVFVIATSGPNYEKVVSNIQEVKARKGKIIAIVTKGDTSVKEIADHAIEIPETDDILVPILATIPFQLISYHIAVMRNCNVDQPRNLAKSVTVE
- a CDS encoding DUF4270 family protein, which codes for MSKRRVFQLSATFFISIVLTLSCKKEETNIGNNLQGEGLNVIKSDTFTILTYTDTLDSMASDETSVSLLGYYNDPVFGSVDCGIVSQLRLSSSNPAFSANPGEVIVDSVVLGLQYTSIKWYANLGDPITVEAYEITDDLVRDDQDYYIFQEPNTTGSNLVVTGTEVIYPDVLSDVTLDNGDTLSAHLRINLDPTLLGDKLVAINEAGNMTSDDAFVSAFKGIYVKVNGSGLAPNQGSVLYFALENPLSKVTLYFHTVSDPTSKEYDFNINSSAARYNRIEYNRTGTSVYDVLVDSTNGQNEFYTQGGSAWAVIQLPHIKELNKDSLGNEDRKIINKAQLILPIQNFVSDSYDPPKTLFIARIVDKNNSEFTLDYNISNSLSSSTVAYSESAKEYRFNLTLEIQAILNGEIENKGYRIYAPSFFASSIERVIFNGPNSSLKNRARLEITYTDY
- a CDS encoding glycogen/starch synthase produces the protein MEKKRVLFISQEIAPFLSQTDIAQVARKLPQGIQESGKEIRAFMPRFGCINERRHQLHEVIRLSGMNLIINDVDHPLIIKVASVPQAKIQVYFIDNEDFFKRKATVCNDKGDYFEDNDERAMFFGRGVLETVKKLGWKPDIIHCHGWMTALTPLYIKKLYNNDPHFEDTKVVYSIYDEGFNKNWDTNFHNKLKFDGFDESDIELLKDTDFVALNKMAINVSDGVVQGSENIHDDLLSEIQTTGTPFLEYFSEESCVKPVDEFYDQIIEELVEN
- the panC gene encoding pantoate--beta-alanine ligase, producing MKVATDISSLQNILQALKSSNSDATIGFVPTMGALHQGHLRLVEKAKESADFVVVSIFVNPTQFNDPKDLEKYPRTVEADSQKLEKAGVDLLFLPTEEVMYPNGKPTDYQIDLGRLNEVMEGKFRKNHFEGVAMVVERFFRIVEPNKAFFGLKDFQQLAVIKRLVKLRQFNIDIVPVEIERESSGLAMSSRNMLLSEEEKKQALDIINCLNFGSARVGQEVNPQSLKEIMIKEFEKGHLKLEYLEIVDSNSLENATSFEGSTQCCVAAYCGSVRLIDNMKFS